One Acidobacteriota bacterium genomic window, GAACGGAGGAGCGTCCGAGGGACCGCGCGGGTCACCGAATCGAGACCTTGCGCAGGAGGTCGAAGTCCGACAGCAAGCGGCCGGTGCCGAGCACCACCGAAGCGAGAGGATCCTCCGCCAACACCACCGGCAGGCCGGTCTCCTCGCGCAGCCGCTGATCGAGATTGCGCAGCAGCGCACCGCCGCCGGACAGCACGATGCCCTTGTCCATGATGTCGGCGGAGAGTTCCGGCGGGGTGCGTTCGAGGGCCATGCGCACGGCGTCGACGATGGTGGCCACCGGCTCCGCCAAGGCTTCGCGGATCTCCTCGTCGCTGATCGACAAAGTCTTGGGCACCCCCTCCACTAGATCGCGGCCCTTGATATCCAGGCGGATCTCGTCTTTCAGAGGATAGGCGGAACCCAACTCCCACTTGATCTGCTCCGCCGTGCGTTCGCCGATCAGCAGGTTGTACTTGCGTTTGAGGTGCTGGATCACCGCCTCGTCCATCTCGTTGCCGGCGATGCGCACCGAGCGGCTGTAGACGGTGCCGGCCAGCGAGATCACCGCCACGTCGGTGGTGCCGCCACCGATGTCGACGATCATGTTGCCGGAGGGCTCGGTGATCGGCAGGCCGGCGCCGATCGCCGCCATCATCGCCTGCTCCACCAGGAACACCTCCGAAGCGCCGGCGCGCATCGCCGAGTCCTTGACCGCCCGCTTCTCCACCTGGGTGATCTCCGACGGCACACCGATGACGATCCGCGGATGGACGTACATCTTGCGGCCGTGGGCCTTCTTGATGAAGTACTCGAGCATTCGCTCGGTGACCTCGAAATCGGCGATCACGCCGTCCTTCATCGGGCGAATGGACTCGATATTACCGGGCGTGCGGCCCAGCATCTGCTTCGCCTCGGCGCCTACCGCCTCGATGCGGTTGGTGAGCTTGTTGATCACGACCACCGAAGGCTCGCGCACGACGATGCCCTGATTGCGGGCGAACACCAGGGTGTTGGCGGTGCCCAGATCGATGGCGAGATCCTTCGAGAAGTAGCGCAGAAAAGAGGCGAGCGACATGAGATGTTTCCCTTATGACCGTCCGGCGCGAGCGGAGCGAAACGGCCGCGATGGACGGCCGGTGCGGAACCCTTCAGACAGGGTCGATGAAGACCTGTTTGCGTTTGGCGGTTTCGTTGCCCCAGGCGTCGCGCGCCCGGACCTGAATAAAGCTCCAACCTTCATTGGCGAGTTGAATGGTCTTGGTGAAGGAGCCGTCGGCGGCGACCAGGATCGGTTCTCCATCGACCTCGACCAGCGCTCCGGGCTCGGTGCGTCCCGTCACCAGCACAATACTACCGTAGGCGCTGGCCTCTTCCAGCTCCAAAGGTGGAGGAATTTCGTCGTCTTCCTCCTCGTCGAGGGCCAACGAGGCGATCTGAAATCGCCGCGGCTCACTCCAGGGCCCCAAACCTTCCTCCGCCGACACCGCCGCCACCCGCCACAAAAAACTTCCTGGCCCGCGAATCCCGATCCGGGCGCCGGAACGCCGCCGGTCCTCGACGTCGATCACGTTATCGACGAACAGCGGATTGCGCGACACCTGCAGGGCGTAGCGGCTGGCCCCGGCCACCGGCCGCCAGGCGAGGGACATCTCGCGGGCGCGGTCCGCATCGAGTTGCAGATCGTGCGCCGGTTCGAGGATCTCCACCCGCGCCGGTAGCGACCTCACCCGACCGAGGTTCTGATCCACCTGCTGCACCCGCTGCAACTCGCCGAGCTGGCGGGTTTCGCCATCCTCGGAGGCTACCTCCACCGAACCCTCGAAGGCGCTGAAACTCGCCCGGCGCAGATCCGCCTCGTAGCCCACATAGGCCTCCGAGGCCTGGCGTACCCGCGCCGACGCGGAGGGCATTTCCACCACCGCCGGAAGCTCCGCCGTGTCCAGGTTGACCCAACCGTACTGCATGGTCAGGGTGCGCTCGCCGCCACCCGAGCGGGAAGTGTCCGAGACGATGAACGAGGTGTTCTTGCGCACCGTGTAGAGCGTGCCGTCGTTGAACAGGATCTGGGCCGAGCCGGTATCCGAGGTGCGCACGAAGTCGCCCGGGCGTAGCTGGGTGCGCGAGCGCGCCCCCTGCCAGCCGCCGGTCTCTCCGCGGCGAAATTCGACATTGCCCTGCACCGCGATGAAGCTCGCCTCCCCTTTGCGCCCGGCCCGGTCGAGGGTGTCGAGAATCGCCAGCAGCACATTGCGGCTCAAGGTGCCCTGGGTGACGGCGCGCCGGAAGTCCTCACGCTCCTCCGCCTGTCGCGCCTCGGAGAGGTATTGCAGTCCCGTTTCGTACTCGCTGCGATAGCGCAGCGTGGAGTCGTCCCGCCGCACCCGCTCGGCCAGTTCCCGCGCCTGGGAGATCAGATCCCGCGCCTCCCAGCGCAGCGCATAGCGCTCCCAAGCGCGGTAGCCGAGGAGGGCGCCGGCCACCAGCGCGATCAGCAGGAAGAACATCGCCCAGCCGCGCAGCGTGTCCACCGACAGGGTGTACCATTTGCGCTGCATCTGCAGCGAGGGGTGGGTTTTGCGGTTCTCGTTCATCGGTGCCCGTTGTCGGTCCGTCGCGCCCCGATCACTTTTTTTCCCAGTCGTCGCGCGCGCCGGATCGGCAATTCGTCACTATATATCGATGATTCGCTTTGGTTCGCTTGCCGCCTAGCGAGGCCGCTGGTAGAGTCTTCGCCCCCGTGAAAGGAGTTCTCCAATGCTCAAGGTCTTCCGCGACAACCTCAAATATCTAAGCTGGGTACTGTGGATTGTCGTCGCAGTCTTCATCCTCTTCGTCTTCGTAGACTACGGATCCGCCGGACGCGCCATTGGCGGCAACGCCAATTGGGCCGCCCGGGTCGGCAACGAGGAAGTCAGTTTCGACGAGTTCCGCTACGCCCACCGCAGCCTGGAGCAGCGCTTCCGCCAGGCCTACGGCGAGCAGTTCACCGCCGAGCTGGCGACCCAGTTGCAGCTTCCCCAGCAGGCCCTCCAGCAGGTGGTGGATCGCAAGATCATGCTGCTCGAAGCCGAAGCGCTGGGCATCCACGTGAGCGACGAAGAAGTGCGCGACGCCATCTACGAGATGCCCTGGCTGCAAGACGATCAGGGCAACTTCGTCGGCAAGGAGGAGTACCGGAAATTCCTCGAACGGCGGCGACAGCCGGCCGATGCCTTCGAGAAGGACATCCGCGAGGGCTTGAAGCTCGACCGCCTCACCGACGTGCTGACGGCCAGCCTCTACATCCCCGACGAGCAGGTCGAGCGGTCCTATCGCGAGCAGATCGAGCGCGCCGCCATCCGCTTCGTTCAGCTTCCGGCCGCCTCACTGCAGGACGAGGCCAAGGCGACGCGCGAAGAACTTAAGGTGTACCTCGAAGAAAACCCCGAGGACTTCCACCTGCCGGAGCGTCGCAAGATCGCCTTCCTGCTGGTCGACAACGGCCGCGTGCGCAACGAAGTCGTGGTGGACGACGCGGAGGTGCGCGAGTACTACGACGCCAACCCGGACGAGTTCACTCAGGAAGAGCAGGTGCAGGCGCGCCACATCCTGGTGCGCACCACCGACGAGCTGGACCTCGAAGGCGCCAAGGCCAAGCTGGCCGAGGCCCGCGCCCGCATCGAAGCTGGCGAGGGCTTCGCGCAGGTGGCCGGCGACGTCAGCGACGACCCAGGCAGCGCCGGGCGCGGCGGCCACCTCGGCTTCTTCGGCCGCGGCCGGATGACCCCGGAGTTCGAGAAGGCGGCGTTCGAAGCGCCGGTGGGCGAGCTGATCGGCCCGATCGAAACCCCCTTCGGTGTCCACCTGCTTGAGGTCACCGGCAAACTTCCGGACGGACTGCAGGAATTCGAACGGGTCGAGGCACGCATTCGCAGCCGGCTGCTCTCCGAGCGGGTTGTCTCAGCCACCGAAGAAAAGGCCAACGCAGTCGCCGAACAGCTCCAGGTGGGCTCGACAGTGACCGTCGAACAACTCCAGGAACTGACCGAAACGGAAGACGCCATCTCCCTCAACCAGCCGGACCCCTTCGGCCAGGAGGACCTCATCCCCGGCCTGGGCCGCGCACCGGAATTCTCGAACGAGGTGTTCTCGATCGAAGCCGGCACCCTCGGCCAACCGATCAAGGTGCCCCGTGGCTACGCGCTGCCCCTGGTGCTCGAGGTGATGGAGCCCCGCGCGCCGCAGCTTTCCGAAGTGGAGGCCAAGGTGCGGCAGGCGGCCGAACGGGCCAACCGGCAACAGCTCGCCATGGACCGCATCGCCGCCGCTAAGGCGGACATCGACGCCGGCACCAAGACCTTCGACCAGGTCGCCGAGGAGCTGGAACTGACCATCGAAGAGAGCGGTGAGTTCGGCGGCGGTGGAGCCATCCAGGGGCTAGGCTTCAGCCCGCGCATCTCCGAGGCCGCCATGTCCCTCGACCAGGGCGCCATCGCTGGACCCTACGGCACCACCCAGGGCGCGGTGCTGTTCGAGGTCACCGAGCGCACCCAGTACGATCCGACGGCCTTCGCCGAAGCGAAGGAACAGACCCGCCGCAGCGTCGAGGGCCAGGAACTCCAGCGCTTGCTGGTGTCCCTCCTCCAGCAGCGGCGCCTGGAGCTGGACGTGTCCTACTCCCGCCGGGTGCAGGACATGATCACCCAGAGCAACGAAGGCACCCCGGCCGCCGGTTAGAACAGAGTGACTGGTCGGCAGGACGGCATCAGCCCTGGCGCAGGATTCTTCGTCGCTGGTAAGGCGGGCCGGTGCAGGCGTAGTGGTGCCTACGTCGAGCCGGCGCAACGCAGCCAGCGGCGAAGAAGACCAGCCAGGTGATCGGCTACCTGAGAGGAAAACTCCTCTCCAAGACGCCCGAAACGGCGATCCTCGATGTCGGGGGTGTGGGCTACCAGGTCCACATCCCCGTTTCCACCTACTACGAGCTGGAGCGCCTGCCGGACGGTGCCGAAGTCCGCCTGCACATCCACACCCATGTGCGGGAAGACGACCTCTCCCTCTTCGGCTTCTGGACCGAAACCGAACGCGGTCTCTTCCAGCGTTTGATCGGGGTCAGCGGCATCGGTCCGCGGCTCGCCCGGGTGGCCCTCTCGGGGATGGCGCCGGGAGACCTCGTCGCCGCCCTCGCCGCCGGCGACATCGTCCGCCTCTCGAGCATCCCCGGCGTCGGCAAGAAAACCGCCGAGCGCATGACCCTCGAACTGCGCGACAAGGTGCGCGACCTGGGGATCGAAGAAACCCCCAGCACCCCCACCGGCCCGGCCAGTGACGACCTGGTCTCCGCCCTGGTCAACCTCGGCTACAAGCAAACCCACGCCGAAAAAGCCGTTGTCCAAGCGAGGCAAGAGAACCCGGGCGGCGACTTTTCGGATTGGCTGAGGGCGAGTTTGCGGCGGTTGTCGCGGGCGTAGCGGGGCGGTTCGAGGCTCTCGGGCCGGGGGACGGTGACGGCTACCACCTGCCGCTCGCGCCACCGCCGGAGGAACTGCCGCCGCCGAAGCCCGAACCGCCGAACGAACTCGAGCCGCCGAACGAACTCGAAGAACGATCGTCCGAGAGTCGAGGGGTCCGATACTCGCGGCTCTCGGAGTGTCGGCAGTGAGCGCAAACCTTTTCCACCCGTACTAGGCCCCCGGTGGAATAGGTTGCGGACTCCAGCGTCTTCTTGCGGCTCCGCAAAGTGCGGGCGGCGCAGGACGGGCATCGGCGGTATCCGCTGAACCACCTGGAGCGCCGTCGGATTTCGACCTCCCGGCAGGCGGGACACCACCTGACCCGATAGTCGACACTGCGCACCGATTCCTCGGCCTGCTGCGCCTCCGTGAGATGCTCGTCGTCTCGGACTTCGTCCAACAGCATCCACTCGGCGCCGCAGCTTCGGCAGCGCTTCGAGCGACCGAAATACCACATCGCCGAGGCGATAAGCGCACCGGCACCGGCGACCACCCCTCCCACGAGCGCTCTGAATCCGAACCGCCCGCTGGGTACCGAAGATCCGCCGTCCACTGCGCTGAACAACTCAGCAGGAGCCTCGGCAGAGGTGCCGCCGCCGAGCGGCGCCGCTTCGACACCCGGCAGTTCGAGGATTCGCTCCGCACACGCGCGCGCGCCGTCAACGATCGCCCGCGCCGGCTCGCCGCGGCGAAAGCGGGGAAGCATGATCCGGTTCATCACCTCTTGGCTGGCGCGCTGTTGCTCGACCGAGTCGATCCCATCGCCGAGAACGATCTCGGCGGCACGGTCATCGAGCGCCGCGAAAACCAGGAGCCCGTTATCCGCACGGGCGTCGCCAACCTCCCAGGCGTTGAAGAGTTCCACCGCGAAAGCACGGGCGGGGACTCCCGAAGTATCCGGCACCACCACCACTGCCAGCTCGGCTCCGAGCGCGCCCGCCAAGCGATCGCCGATCCGGTTGAGCTCATCCACCTGTTCCGGCGAAAGAGTAGACGTAAGGTCGACAACCCAACCCTCGGGACGCGGCGTCGGAATCTCCTCGACGGTTGCCGCCCAGGCTGACGCCGTCAGCGCGAGCAAGGCGCCGAACGCGAGAAGGCGAAGCGAATGACTGAAGGTTCGTGGCGTCATCGTCTCTCAGAGCAGTTCAATCAGCTCTACGAAACGTCCGACGCTTTATTCCGGCTCCCTATTCCGGCTCGATCTAGACGACGCGCAAACGACGGCCCGCTGAAAGCTCGAAACCCTCTCCTCCACCTCACCCGACCCGGTTTCGGCTGAGGACTCTTCCACCGAAACAACCCACGAGGCTCGCGAGCAAAAGAAAGCGATCCACCAGATCGCGATCCACCGGGCCGAAGCCCAAGAGATCACGACCCGCCGGATCGCGCGGTTTCCTCGACGGTACCGCTGGGGACAACGAGCGGGTGCCCCGCCTCCACCAAAAGACCGGCCGGCGGGGCTGAAAGGAAGATCTTCGAGTCAGGTCAGCGGCTGGACTTTGACCTCGTGTTCACCGTGGGCGTCCTCGATGATGACCGTGTCGCCCAAATCAACGAGGCCGACCTGCGACGAGTAGCTCGCCGTGTAGTACGAAACGATGAAGTAGACGATGCCCGGCACCACCTCCATCAGGCGATAGCGGTTGGGCTGCCCGTAGACCGGGACGAAGAACATCTTCCACGGCGCGTCACCGTAGTAGCCGCTGGCGAAGAGATTGAGCACGTTGGACGGACCGGAGCCGTAGGGCCGCTTGTAGGCCCGGTATTCGAGCCCCTGGGCGGTACACAGGCGGGTCTGCTCCGCCTGATCCGGCCGCGCCGTCTGGATGTTGTCGTGATCGGTGTGATTCATACTCCCTCCCATGAAAGTCGAGGATCATTCCTCGCGCTCCAGGGAGAAATGTCGAAAGCCAGGAAAAACGTTTCTTCGCAGGTTCCCCCGGCTCCTGCTAACCCTTCTTGAGTTGAGCCTCGATCTTCTTGCCGAGATCCTCCACCGAAGGGCACCCGCCGAAGGTCTTCAACACCTTCAGCCCACCGCTACCGGCCTTGGGGCGGGCCAGCACGAAGCTCGGCGTGCCGTGGAGCTTGAGCCGCTCGGCCAGGCGGATGTCCTCCCGCACCCCCTCCATGATCTCCTCGTTCTCCAGGCACGCGGAAAAAGCCTCCATGTCGAGAGCCAGCTTGCCGGCGTACTCCTCGAAGTCCTCAGGCCGGTAGCGCAGATAGGTGAAGATCCGGTCGTGGTACTGCCAGAATTTGCCCTGCTTTCCGGCACACTGGGCCGCAACCGCCGCATCGAAAGCGCGCGGGTGCATCTCCAAAGGGTGGTCCAGGTACACCAACCGCACCTTGCCCGTCTCGACAAAGGCGGCTTCCAGTTCCGGTAGCACCTCTTTCGAGCACCGGAGGCACGCCGGGCACTGGAGATCTCCGAACTCCACCAACACCAGCGGTGCATCGTCCGATCCCTTGACGGGATCGTCGCTCACCTCGATCGACTTCGCCTGACCCGCCAGCGGGACCAGGAGGAGCACTGCCAAAGTCACTGCCGATTTCCAGAACATCTTGACCCCTCTCGCTCAGTTAACGAGCGAGAATATACAGCAAGAATGCAGACAGCCTAGGCTGGCTCCAATGGAAGCAAGGAACGACTTCGCTCCCAGGCGACTCGCAGTTGGCTCAAGAACTCTTCCTTCGGCAACGGGGGCCCGTCAGCGGACAAGAAACCGAAGGTCGGCGCCAAGGGCAGCACATGCACCTGAACGCCGTCTGTGACCGGATAGAGCACGAGCACTTGAAGAATCAGATCCTGAATCACCAGCAATCGGGCTTCGAAGGTGACCCCGTTGTGGTCGGCGAACCTTTCGGCGATTCGCAGAGCTTCTATCAGGTCATCGCCTCCGCGCTCAGCCAGGTATTTGAATTGATCTTTCCCCTCATCCGATGACAAGCCGACGGCGCCCAGTTCCTTCCCACGATCATTCAACAGTATGACCCTCGTGCGGGAAAAGAGAGCGGACTCTGTGGAGTCCAAGAAGCGTTCCACGTCTGAGTAGGTGACAACTGCTTCAGACAGCGCACCGCGAGCCTGGATTTCATCGAAAGGAACCTGATTAAGATAGCGCGGAGACTCGTCTTCGAGCAGAGCGAGAAGGTCAAGAATCTCGTACATCGCCTCAACTTGCCCTTCTCTGAGTGAAGCCAACTGGATCGGCATGTCCGAAATCCCCCTACGTCAAAAAGTGAAGATAGTCGAGATCGAGCTCTAGCTCCGGATGAGAATGACAGACCTCAAGATCCTTCAGGGGATACTCGTCCTCGGCCCCACGCCAAGGGTCGAGAATCCTAATAAAGACGTTTTGGGTCGGCGGAACGAATCTCAAACCAACGATGAGGCAGAAGTGAACGGTTGAGCCAAGCTTGAAACTGCAGGGGATCGCATGACGGGCCAGGCTCCGTTCCAAGTCGTCCAAGCTGACCTGAGAGCACGGTAGACCTCCAGGGTGTCTCGTCCTCGTTCCGATGGTGGTCAGGACAGGTCCGAGATCGGCAGGCTGGTTACACAGGTCAGGCGCGGGCGGAGGTGGAGCCGGACAATGGTTCGGCCTCACCCCCACTGCAATCTCTTCTTGTGTCATCGGATCGCCCTGCGTTGGATCCCAGTGAGCCGCGAAAACGGCCTGAGCGACGGCAGCCCAACACCACCAACGTTTCTTCTGGACTTCCATGGTAATGGCGCCATGATGGGGTTGAATCAGGCGATCCGGAACATTCGACTGAGTGACCCGAAACCCAGCGAGATAGTCGGGCGCATCTGCAACGCATTTGGGCAGCATTGTCTTTGCAGTTCCCTAGAAGTCCTGCGCCTGATCCAAAAGTCCTTCGCACTCACAGCCCACCGTGCCTCCGCCCTTCCAAACACTCACGAAGGCATGTTCCACCGGAGTCGTTTTGAAAATCGAACTGCCGTCGACTTCGGGGGTCGGGAGCTCATGATAGGTACCGAGATGTTTTGCGATTGGCTTGTTCTGTGAGAGATCGATCATCTTGTAGATCCAACGAAAATCATGATCCATCGCTCGCCCGGCATTCGAACTATGCTCCCAGCGCAGAATATCCTCGGCACAGAAGTTACCGACGTAGAAGATCGCATCTTCAGAGATCTTGCGAGAGAAGACCTGCTTCGTTCCCATCGAGCCTCCAGTGTCAGGATCCTCCATCCATCGATCGGCCGTTGCTACGAATTCCGCTTCGTCCTCCACTCTCACTTTCAGCGTCAAGCCTCGAATGACCGGTTCGAGGCTTTGTTCGAACGCGGATGAGGACCAAGCAACGCTGCAGGGGCCGGCGAGTCGATACGGAGAGACTGTGCCCGTCTCGACCAGCACCTGTGCCGCGACGAAATCGCCCGGGGTCGCACTCAACACAGAGGGATCAGCATGGAGCCAACCTTTCTTGCTCTTCGTTTCGATGGCCGTCAGGTCGGGTTCCGCCGGGCTCGTTCCGAAATCGAAGGTGAGGCGCGAACCGAGAAAGTGGTTCGGAAAAGAGATATGAGTTTTTCCATCGACGCTTCGCTGCTCGAAGAGCACCGGCCAGTGGGTAGACGGCCGGCTGCCGTCGGCGACTTGGTCCGGGGACTGTCCGAGTCGGGTGGCGTTTGGGAGTACCACCATCAGCTTCTTGGAATCGGTGTGCGGTACATACAGGTTCGCTCCCACAAAATGGACTTTCACAGTGTGCATCTCACCCCTCCTCGCCCCGCGGTCCACAAACCGGCTTCGGTGCCGGCTGCGTTGCGGCGGCAACAAATCGAAAGACGGACAGAGTTTCTGAGGTTTGCAGTTCGGGCACTCTATTGGGTTCTCGAGGCGGACTCGGATCGGCCCGTGACTTCAAAACTCGCCCACACGCTGACCGGCACATCCGCTCGGAGCATCTTTCGCCGAGCCGATTCGAGCGCTTCGGCCGCTCCCTGGCCGCCGGCGAGGCCGCGGTGGATCTCGACGGCGAAGGGGCGGATGCGCTGATCGTCCACCGGCCAGCGGCTGGCGATCACCGCCTCGGCACCGGCGGCCAGAAAGGCGTTGACCATCGCCTGGAATCCCGCCGTGCGGAGGCGGCCCGCCGAGGCGGTGCTGCCGCAGGCGGAAAGCACCACCACCTTCCACGGTCCGGACGACAGACCGTGAACGTCGCTCGCCAGCAGCAAGCCACTCGCTTCCGCCGATGGACGGGCGAGGGGAAAGAAGGTGTTCCAGGGATTGCGCGCGGTGGCAACGCCGTGGCCGGCGTAGTGCACGATGTCGGCGTCGCCCAGAGCGGCCACCACCGCCGAACGAGTGGCGTCCGCACCGGTGAGCCGGCGGGAGGCTGGGTAGATCCGAGCAATGTCGGCGACCTCATCAGCCGCTCCGTGAAGGGATTCGAGGGATCCCGTCTCGGCGGGATCGAAGGCGGGGTCACCGACCAGCAGGACGCCCCGCCGTTCGTGCGACAGGCCGCGAGGCGGCCTGAAGCCGGAGAAGAAGAGCAGTCCCGGCGTCGAAGCGATCCCCCGGTCCTCGGCGAGCCAGCGGCCGGTTGCCGGGTTGCGCAGGGCGGCGAAGGGCACGCGATGGAGGATGCGGTCGGGTGCAAAGACCAGGCGAGTCTCCTTCGGCAAGGACTCGATCCACGGAGCCACCAGGTCCCGATACAGGCTGCCTGCCAGAACCTCGAACCCCTCTCCGCCGGCCCCCGCATACGAGATTTCGAGGGCGAACCGTTCGATCCGCCGCGGCAGATCCCCCAGCGACCGCATCTCGCCGCGGACTACGCCCTGGTGAATCACCCAGGTCAACAAGGAGTCGCCGGTGACGGCGTACTCGATCAAGGCGGTGCCTTCGGGCAGCGAGGCGATGGCGCGATCGAGCGCCCCCGGTGATCCCTCCGGCGGGGCCGCCATGGAACTACGGTTGCCGGTGAACAGCTGTACGCGACGGGCCCGTTCGGTGACCGCGAGGGCCGCCTCCATCCGGCCGCCTTCGGCTTCGAGGCGGATCCACTCATCGAATCCGGCCTGCGCCCGCTCGAAGTGGCTGAAGCGGAACACGGCGGGGGGCAGCTCGACATCGCGGCGCTCAAACTCCGCCGCGACGGCCGCGAGGTCGGCGCGAGCCCTGCCGTCCTCACCCAGGCGGCGCCAGGCGAGAACGCGAGAGAAAAGGGTTGTCGGCACTTTCCATCGGTAGTCGCTCGCTTGGTAGTAGGACAGCGCCTCGCCCAGCGCAGCGACCGCGGCGGCGGGTTCAGAGTGCACCTTCAGAGCGCCTCGCGCCTCCTGCGCATCGGCGACCAAGCGGGCGCGGAGCCCCGGGTCGGCCAGCCGGCGCGCTTCGCCCAACCCGGTTTCCAACTCGTCCGCCGCCTGCTGGGTCCGGCCGAGGTCGCCGAGCATGCGCCCAAACCAGATTCTCGACTCGACGGAGGTGGTGGGGCGCTGGAGACTCTCCGCAACCCGCAGGTCAACCTCGCGCAGCGTCAGTCCCGCGAGAGCGAAGCCCTCTTCGCTGGCTGCCAGGGATGCATCGAGTAGCAGGTTGTGGAGCGATAGGGAGGCGCCGGTTCCCAGCACGAACAGGGCCTCGCGCCGACTTCGCCATGCCTCGTCGGAGAGCCCCAGAGCGAACAGACTCTCGGCCGCGAGCGCGCGAGCACCGGCGGAACGATCGAGATCGCCCAGTCGCGCGTAGATCTCCGCCGCCGTGGCAAAGGAGGCTCGAGCATCGGCAAAGGCTCCGCCGCGAGCCTCGATCAAACCTTGC contains:
- a CDS encoding rod shape-determining protein — protein: MSLASFLRYFSKDLAIDLGTANTLVFARNQGIVVREPSVVVINKLTNRIEAVGAEAKQMLGRTPGNIESIRPMKDGVIADFEVTERMLEYFIKKAHGRKMYVHPRIVIGVPSEITQVEKRAVKDSAMRAGASEVFLVEQAMMAAIGAGLPITEPSGNMIVDIGGGTTDVAVISLAGTVYSRSVRIAGNEMDEAVIQHLKRKYNLLIGERTAEQIKWELGSAYPLKDEIRLDIKGRDLVEGVPKTLSISDEEIREALAEPVATIVDAVRMALERTPPELSADIMDKGIVLSGGGALLRNLDQRLREETGLPVVLAEDPLASVVLGTGRLLSDFDLLRKVSIR
- a CDS encoding FecR domain-containing protein, with product MNENRKTHPSLQMQRKWYTLSVDTLRGWAMFFLLIALVAGALLGYRAWERYALRWEARDLISQARELAERVRRDDSTLRYRSEYETGLQYLSEARQAEEREDFRRAVTQGTLSRNVLLAILDTLDRAGRKGEASFIAVQGNVEFRRGETGGWQGARSRTQLRPGDFVRTSDTGSAQILFNDGTLYTVRKNTSFIVSDTSRSGGGERTLTMQYGWVNLDTAELPAVVEMPSASARVRQASEAYVGYEADLRRASFSAFEGSVEVASEDGETRQLGELQRVQQVDQNLGRVRSLPARVEILEPAHDLQLDADRAREMSLAWRPVAGASRYALQVSRNPLFVDNVIDVEDRRRSGARIGIRGPGSFLWRVAAVSAEEGLGPWSEPRRFQIASLALDEEEDDEIPPPLELEEASAYGSIVLVTGRTEPGALVEVDGEPILVAADGSFTKTIQLANEGWSFIQVRARDAWGNETAKRKQVFIDPV
- a CDS encoding SurA N-terminal domain-containing protein, which translates into the protein MLKVFRDNLKYLSWVLWIVVAVFILFVFVDYGSAGRAIGGNANWAARVGNEEVSFDEFRYAHRSLEQRFRQAYGEQFTAELATQLQLPQQALQQVVDRKIMLLEAEALGIHVSDEEVRDAIYEMPWLQDDQGNFVGKEEYRKFLERRRQPADAFEKDIREGLKLDRLTDVLTASLYIPDEQVERSYREQIERAAIRFVQLPAASLQDEAKATREELKVYLEENPEDFHLPERRKIAFLLVDNGRVRNEVVVDDAEVREYYDANPDEFTQEEQVQARHILVRTTDELDLEGAKAKLAEARARIEAGEGFAQVAGDVSDDPGSAGRGGHLGFFGRGRMTPEFEKAAFEAPVGELIGPIETPFGVHLLEVTGKLPDGLQEFERVEARIRSRLLSERVVSATEEKANAVAEQLQVGSTVTVEQLQELTETEDAISLNQPDPFGQEDLIPGLGRAPEFSNEVFSIEAGTLGQPIKVPRGYALPLVLEVMEPRAPQLSEVEAKVRQAAERANRQQLAMDRIAAAKADIDAGTKTFDQVAEELELTIEESGEFGGGGAIQGLGFSPRISEAAMSLDQGAIAGPYGTTQGAVLFEVTERTQYDPTAFAEAKEQTRRSVEGQELQRLLVSLLQQRRLELDVSYSRRVQDMITQSNEGTPAAG
- the ruvA gene encoding Holliday junction branch migration protein RuvA, with amino-acid sequence MIGYLRGKLLSKTPETAILDVGGVGYQVHIPVSTYYELERLPDGAEVRLHIHTHVREDDLSLFGFWTETERGLFQRLIGVSGIGPRLARVALSGMAPGDLVAALAAGDIVRLSSIPGVGKKTAERMTLELRDKVRDLGIEETPSTPTGPASDDLVSALVNLGYKQTHAEKAVVQARQENPGGDFSDWLRASLRRLSRA
- a CDS encoding TPM domain-containing protein; its protein translation is MTPRTFSHSLRLLAFGALLALTASAWAATVEEIPTPRPEGWVVDLTSTLSPEQVDELNRIGDRLAGALGAELAVVVVPDTSGVPARAFAVELFNAWEVGDARADNGLLVFAALDDRAAEIVLGDGIDSVEQQRASQEVMNRIMLPRFRRGEPARAIVDGARACAERILELPGVEAAPLGGGTSAEAPAELFSAVDGGSSVPSGRFGFRALVGGVVAGAGALIASAMWYFGRSKRCRSCGAEWMLLDEVRDDEHLTEAQQAEESVRSVDYRVRWCPACREVEIRRRSRWFSGYRRCPSCAARTLRSRKKTLESATYSTGGLVRVEKVCAHCRHSESREYRTPRLSDDRSSSSFGGSSSFGGSGFGGGSSSGGGASGRW
- a CDS encoding thioredoxin domain-containing protein, which encodes MFWKSAVTLAVLLLVPLAGQAKSIEVSDDPVKGSDDAPLVLVEFGDLQCPACLRCSKEVLPELEAAFVETGKVRLVYLDHPLEMHPRAFDAAVAAQCAGKQGKFWQYHDRIFTYLRYRPEDFEEYAGKLALDMEAFSACLENEEIMEGVREDIRLAERLKLHGTPSFVLARPKAGSGGLKVLKTFGGCPSVEDLGKKIEAQLKKG
- a CDS encoding CHAT domain-containing protein, whose translation is MLAIARREAPRTVEGRLSGSVEHFPCSETKSDGRVLPKVSCSPPLDPDSAAGRTLAEGLRHLRLRGAHGEPQYDFAMGRSYLALQQSGLDRAVQHLERMAEAHPRNPAGLNDLAVVLLARAHRDDRPADLVAALDLIERALAEAPDDPAARFNRALAVERLGLTLVAGDLWRAAADAQPDSPWQEEARLRSIDRTTTPSDGTPLAEWAGGDGQDQPPAEVLDFCARSPVRVTRNALSQLFPAWADASMAGDREAAERRLDRLGHLGACLLLAGEPTVAESVRRLREAPADRRQILARAYQAFGEGDGYRRRGEPRRAESSFLRAAEAAGNFAEPLRHWSRHAVAAVRNTAGDPAGARVLLERLSEEATAHDYPALTASRRWTQGLIEARGGAFADARASFATAAEIYARLGDLDRSAGARALAAESLFALGLSDEAWRSRREALFVLGTGASLSLHNLLLDASLAASEEGFALAGLTLREVDLRVAESLQRPTTSVESRIWFGRMLGDLGRTQQAADELETGLGEARRLADPGLRARLVADAQEARGALKVHSEPAAAVAALGEALSYYQASDYRWKVPTTLFSRVLAWRRLGEDGRARADLAAVAAEFERRDVELPPAVFRFSHFERAQAGFDEWIRLEAEGGRMEAALAVTERARRVQLFTGNRSSMAAPPEGSPGALDRAIASLPEGTALIEYAVTGDSLLTWVIHQGVVRGEMRSLGDLPRRIERFALEISYAGAGGEGFEVLAGSLYRDLVAPWIESLPKETRLVFAPDRILHRVPFAALRNPATGRWLAEDRGIASTPGLLFFSGFRPPRGLSHERRGVLLVGDPAFDPAETGSLESLHGAADEVADIARIYPASRRLTGADATRSAVVAALGDADIVHYAGHGVATARNPWNTFFPLARPSAEASGLLLASDVHGLSSGPWKVVVLSACGSTASAGRLRTAGFQAMVNAFLAAGAEAVIASRWPVDDQRIRPFAVEIHRGLAGGQGAAEALESARRKMLRADVPVSVWASFEVTGRSESASRTQ